Proteins from a single region of Chlorocebus sabaeus isolate Y175 chromosome 7, mChlSab1.0.hap1, whole genome shotgun sequence:
- the LOC119619667 gene encoding LOW QUALITY PROTEIN: protein FRG2-like-2 (The sequence of the model RefSeq protein was modified relative to this genomic sequence to represent the inferred CDS: inserted 2 bases in 2 codons; substituted 1 base at 1 genomic stop codon), whose product MTEEGQVQQNNPQSAFGHVRTASFYLSLNMGNEHPDLHCSSIQRPTDQPPSPQVFTEKGSDEKKPFKGKGKMASSHSSEKHIQRXAGLEPNPNKEENSEETNLKAGNSTAGSEPESSSYRENRRKRKISSKDSCQDRAGRILEYSLMLKKKKKSRSSTAVHNSEIQETCDAHHRGHSRACXSKPHRSRALGVQTPSHGKSLVTSVRAMSEAIYQDLAQVQAQQIRSPLTWEQLTLLTGLXGPLCAQVQTLYSTATHAAYVFPAEGWLVAATLPGPGDSALDREAHPFPGQEITEPVSGSDEAELGAP is encoded by the exons ATGACGGAGGAAGG GCAGGTCCAGCAGAACAACCCACAGTCGGCTTTTGGGCATGTAAGAACAGCCTCCTTTTACTTGAGCCTCAACATGGGAAATGAACACCCTGATCTCCACTGCTCCTCCATCCAACGCCCCACTGACCAGCCCCCTTCCCCACAGGTCTTTACAGAAAAGGGCTCAGATGAGAAGAAACCATTCAAAGGAAAAGGCAAGATGGCCTCTTCCCATTCCAGTGAGAAGCACATACAAAGGTAAG CAGGATTGGAGCCCAATCCAAACAAGGAGGAGAATTCTGAGGAAACCAACCTCAAGGCTGGGAACAGCACTGCTGGATCCG AACCAGAGTCCAGCTCATATCGGGAAAAccgcaggaaaagaaaaatcagttccAAGGACAGCTGCCAAGACAGAGCAGGTAGAATCTTG GAGTACAGCttgatgttgaaaaaaaaaaaaaaatcaagatcctCCACTGCTGTGCACAACAGTGAAATCCAGGAGACCTGTGATGCCCATCATAGGGGACATTCCAGGGCTT ATAGCAAGCCGCACAGGTCTCGGGCCCTAGGAGTCCAAACACCATCACATGGAAAAAGCTTGGTGACCTCTGTGCGAGCTATGTCTGAGGCTATTTATCAAGACCTAGCCCAGGTGCAGGCCCAGCAGATCCGTTCTCCACTAACCTGGGAGCAGCTGACACTGCTCACTGGGC CGGGGCCTCTGTGTGCCCAGGTGCAGACCTTGTATTCCACGGCCACCCACGCAGCTTATGTCTTCCCTGCTGAGGGCTGGCTTGTCGCAGCCACACTGCCTGGTCCTGGGGATTCAGCCCTGGACAGAGAAGCCCATCCCTTCCCTGGGCAGGAGATAACTGAGCCTGTCAGTGGATCAgatgaggctgagctgggagcacCCTGA